The DNA region GATACGAACCATTGTGTAAGTAAAAAGTTAGTCAACCAACCCTTAATTGCGGTTTTTGTACTAGAGGACTTGTCCAGTATTCGCACTCAGCGACGCGGCAAGAAAATGAATAAATGGTTGGGTAGTTGGGCGTTCTATCAGCAAGAGCAGTTCTTGGCTTACAAGGCAGAAGCGTTGGGAAAACGAGTAGTACACCAAGATCCTCGTTATACCTCCCAAAAATGCAATATTTGTAAGCACATCCGAAGAACAAATCGGCACAAGTCCAGATTTCATTGCAAAAATTGTGGACATCGGACACACGCGGATCTCAATGCTGCCAAGAATGTTCGGGACGACTATATTCTCTCCTCTACCCAGTTAGGGACACAGGAGCAGGCATCAGTCAATATGCCGTATGTTTCAGCCGATTCTGTCGGTTAGTTACAAGCCCCATCCCCTTGTGGGTGGGGCGGTTGACAAACAGATGTGAGCAATAACATCTATATACTAAGTCTGATTTAAATATGCACACAGATATTATTCCCTACTTTATCTTTTCATCATTTCTCTATGGAAAACAAAAGAGATTTGATTTGATGAAATAAATGATATGTCCCAAATAATCCGACTAGGAATTTCTTTATATGGCACAACTACTGACTGAGGCAGAAATTCAAGAAAGTGCAAAGTTTCTGTCAGGTTGGACTGTTGAAGGCTCCAAGTTAAAGATTACCCGCACATTCAAGGATTTTATCCAAGCAATTGAGTTTGTTAATAAGCTGGTGGAGCCTGCGGAATCGGCAGGACATCATCCAGATTTAGAGATTTCCTACAATAAAGTGAAGATTGCACTCACAACACATGATGCAGGTGGACTGACACAGGCTGATTTTGATTTAGCGCAGGCGATTTCCCAAATTAACTAAGTAATTTATTCTAACATCTTTAAAGTAGTTAACTGGAAGTCACAGCGACGGAAGGGAGACGCAGGGTGTAGCAAGCTTTAAGATTAAAAGTACAGGTTTTGGTTTAGAGGGCGCTGGTTTCAAAACTCTTGATTCATAAGCTGGTGTTTGCGATCGCAATAGGAGATAAGCTACCCCGTATAAAGGCTTTGCCTAAATTTGTATAGCTGAGTCAGTGTGTTTTTATTAGTGGGCGAATTTCAGTAGGTCTAACTGCAAGAAGGGATTTTTACCGACATGCTAAGTGTCTAACCTTGGAGCAGTTTAGCCTACGTAGCGAGCGAATGCCCTAAAGCCTACTCTCTGCTTAGATATTTAGATAATTATGTGTGACAGTTACTAAGGCGATCGCTCCAATCTTGTCATCTAGATCCGATGTTTTATAATGTTATGATATAAAGATATGTTTTTGCATAAGTTAATCAGATAAGTTTTTAACCCTAAGTTAATCGTTTATTAGCTTTGCAAAAACTAAAATTGTAGTAGTGGCAACTATGCCTCATCCACAGGTTTCAATGAGATGTCGCATTTCTGAGAATTAGGTGCAACGAAACCAATTATCTAAACAAGGTGTGAGGAGTAAAGAGAAGATGTCTAGTATATTGTGGAAATCCTTAGTGGTTAGCCCAGCAGTTTTGGGAGCAACATTGTTAGTTTCGGCAACAGCAATGGCGGTTCCAAACAAAACAACTGTTGTATCACCAGCCGCACAACCAGGTGTAACTGAAGTTACCCAACAGCCAGAAATATTGGCTCAGACAACCATTGATCAAGTTAATCGCTACAGCAACGAAGGCAACCAAAATAATTCTCAGTCTCAAGTAACATCGGTTTCTCAATTTTCCGATGTACAACCCACCGACTGGGCATTCCAAGCATTGCAGTCTTTGGTTGAGCGCTATGGTTGTATTGCAGGTTACCCAAATGCTACTTATCGCGGTAACCGTGCTTTGACCCGTTATGAATTTGCTGCTGGTTTGAACGCCTGTTTGGATCGGGTTAACGAATTAATTGCCACAGCAACAGCTGACTTAGTTACCAAACAAGATTTAGCTACTTTACAACGGTTACAAGAAGAATTTTCGGCAGAATTAGCAACTCTACGCGGCCGCGTAGATTCCTTAGAAGCGCGGACTGCTGAATTGGAAGCTAATCAGTTCTCTACTACCACCAAACTAGTTGGTGAAGCAATTTTTGCAGTTAGTGATGCGTTTGGTGGTAACACTGGTGACAACAACAACACCGTCTTCCAAGATCGGGTACGTTTAGACTTGCAAACCAGCTTCACTGGTAGAGACATTTTACATACACGTCTATCAGCCGGTAATGCATCAGCCTTTACACAATTTGACAACGCTAATAATCCGATCGGTACTGCTGAAGGGACACAAACATATCAAGTTGGCATAGGCAATGGCAACAACAGTGTCAGAATAGACCGCTTGACTTATGAAGTACCCATAGGGCCAGCCCAAGTTTACCTGGCAGCTAGTGGGGGACGACACAGCCAGTATGCTGCTGTCAACAACCCTTACTTTTTTGACAACACTGACGGCGGTAACGGCGCTTTATCTACCTTTGCTTCTGAAAGTCCCATCTATCGGATTGGTGGCGGTGCTGGTATAGCGCTCAATCTGCCCCTTGGTAAAGGTGGCGGTATTTTAGGAAATAGCTCAATCACTGCGGGTTACTTGGCATCACAAGCGAATATTCCTGGTCTTCAAAATGGTGTCAATCAAGGTCTGACCAACGGCGACTATGCAGCTCTTGGACAGTTGAACTTTAGTGTAGGCGATCGCGTGGCTTTAGCTGCTACCTATGTCCACGGATATAGCGCCAGTGGTGCTTTATTCGACTCTGGTACAGACGGAGCAACCGGAGCTTTTGATGTAGGTACTGGACAAGCAAACTTTTTAGGTAGTGCAGCAGGTCTTGCAACTGGTACAGCAACCCCATCCTCAAGTAACTCCTACGGTGTGTCGGCTGCGTTTAGACCAAGCGACAAATTGTCCATTAGTGGCTTCGTATCTTACCACGATGTCACAGGCTCTGGTATAGGTGATGATTATCAAGCTTGGAGCTATGGTCTTGGGGTAGCCTTACCTGATTTTGGTAAAAAGGGTAACGTTTTAGGTGTCTTTGCTGGTGCAGAACCCTATTCCTTTAACCGCCCAGGTTTTGGCGGTAATAACGATATACCATATCACTTTGAAGGCTTCTACAAGTATCGGGTGTCAGATAACATCTCTGTTACCCCTGGTGTAATCTGGTTGACCTCTCCTGGTCAAAATAGCGATAACGATGATGCAATTATCGGTACGCTCAGAACAACTTTCACCTTCTAAAGTATTGACAATCTGTCAAGAATTTAACTTTATTGCTCCCCGCCATTAGGCGGGGCTTTTTGTTGTTGATAGTAGCAATAAACCCCAGTAGTTAACCGGAGTATACTAGAAAAGTTAGGAGTGGTAAGTTAAAAGTTTTGAGTTAAGAATTAACAGTGAACAGTGAACAGTAAACAGTTATCAGTGATCTATTTATCCCTGGGTTTAAGTCCCCCACAAAGAGGTGGAATGCGTTGGTGGCGGGTCTAAATCCCCCACCATACGCCTGATAACTGATAACTGATAACTGATAACTGATTTAAAGATTTCTAACTCTGCCAGTTTTAGATTTTGGGAAAGTCTAAGCGTGGCTTTCCGGCGAATAGAACTTTTCAAAAGGAATTTTGAATTTTGCATTGAATAAAAAATTTAACGGGAACGACAAAGCCGAACAGGACTGGACTTACCCATGACTTTTAACTAATAACTAAGGGCTAAATTATGCGAATTGCTCGTAACATTACAGAACTGGTTGGCCGTACACCCCTAGTGCAGTTGAACCGCATTCCCCAAACAGAAGGATGTATTGCACAAATTCTGGTGAAATTGGAAAGTATGAACCCATCGGCATCAGTCAAAGATCGGATTGGGGTGAGTATGATTAACGCCGCCGAAGAAGAGGGGCTGATTACTCCTGGGAAGACAGTATTGGTAGAACCTACTTCTGGAAACACAGGAATTGCTCTAGCAATGGCAGCCGCAGCTAAGGGTTATCGGTTAATTTTGACAATGCCAGAGACGATGAGTGCAGAGCGCCGGGCGATGTTGCGGGCCTATGGAGCAGAACTGGAACTAACGCCAGGGATGGAAGGCATGAGTGGGGCAATTGGGCGGGCGCAACAAATGGTTAATACGATGCCCAATACTTATATGTTGCAGCAATTCCGCAATCCAGCCAATGCAAAAATGCATCGGGAAACTACAGCAGAAGAAATTTGGGAAGATACCGATGGACAAGTAGATATGATCGTAGCAGGGGTGGGCACAGGTGGTACGATCACTGGTGTAGCAGAAGTGATTAAAGCACGCAAGCCTAGTTTTAAAGCGATCGCAGTTGAACCATCCAATAGCCCAGTTTTATCTGGGGGACGACCAGGGCCACATAAAATTCAAGGGATTGGGGCTGGGTTCATTCCCCAAGTTCTCAAGATAAAATTAATTGATGAAGTGATTACCGTCACCGATGAAGAAGCGATCGCTTATAGTCGGCGTTTGGCAAAAGAAGAAGGGCTATTATCTGGTATTTCCAGTGGAGCAGCTTTATGTGCGGCAATTCGCGTTGCCCAACGTCAAGAAAATGAGGGACGTTTAATTGTGATGATTCAGCCCAGCTTTGGTGAGAGGTATTTGAGTACACCGTTGTTCCAAGACCTGGAAACAAGGTTAGCCGCTAGCATCAGCTAACGATAAATTGAATTAATGGTCAATTCTAAGCACGTTTCTAACCATTACGAAACTCTCAAAGTTAGTCCAAGTGCAAGCCTTGCGGAGATTAAGCAAGCCTATCGCCGCTTGGTTAAGTTATTTCATCCTGACAGCAATCAGGAAAGTGCCGATCAAGAGCAGATAATCCGCATCAATGCAGCTTATGAAGTCTTAGGCGACAACCAAAATCGCCGCGATTATGACCAACAACTGCAAGATGACTCTCAAAAATTAAATAGCGATGTCTACGACGGGCTAGGCCTACGCCAACAGCGTACAGCATCAGCGCAAAAGCATTACCAGACCACACGAAAAACTGGACGCGATGTTGACGAGCAAGTTGAGGAATGGCTGCGCCAAGTTTACCAACCAGTAAATCGCTTGCTTTGTACCATTCTTTATTCCTTAGAAGAACAAATGGAGCAATTAGCTGCTGATCCCTTTGATGATGAGTTGTTAGATGAATTTCAGGAATACTTAAAAACCTGTCGAGATGACCTCAAGCAGGCACAAACTACTTTTCGCTCTCTACCAAATCCCCCTAGTTTAGCAAGAACAGCCGCTCACCTTTACTACAGCCTCGATCAAGTAGGAGATGGACTCGATGAATTAGGCTATTTTCCTTTGAACTATGATGAGCGTTATTTACACACAGGTCATGAACTATTCCGCATAGCTACAAGATTACACTGTGAGGCACAAGCATCTGTTACATAGTCATTGGGCATTGGGCATTGGGCATTGGGCATTGGGCAATTTCCCTGCATGTCAAAGGACTAATAACTAATAACTAATGACACATAACTTAAGAATTAGTTTATGCTGGAAGCAGAGAAAGATTAAGAAATTTTAAATTCTGCTCATAGTGTACTCATGCAATGTATTGTTAACCGCCGCGCCCAGTTTTCGGCAAGTCATCGTTATTGGTTGCCAGAACTGAGTGAAGCTGAGAATATTGAGAAATTTGGTGCTTGCTCTAGATTTCCGGGACACGGACATAATTATGTCTTATTCATTTCCCTAACTGGGGAATTGGATGAATATGGCATGGTATTGAACTTGTCTGATGTGAAACACGTAATTAAACGGGAAGTTACCAGTCAATTGGACTTCTCTTATCTCAATGATGCGTGGGCAGAATTTCAACAAACTCTGCCCACCACTGAGAATATTGCACGGATTATTTGGCAGCGACTAGCACCACACTTGCCTTTAGTCCGTGTGCAGTTATTTGAACATCCTGAACTTTGGGCAGATTATATGGGAAACGCAATGGAAGCCTACCTCACCATCAGTACTCACTTTAGCGCCGCCCATCGGCTGGCTCATCCTAACCTCAGTAACGAAGAAAACACTGAGATTTATGGTAAATGCGCTCGTCCTCACGGTCACGGACACAACTATCATTTAGAAGTCACCGTGAAAGGGGAAATTGACCCACGTACTGGGATGCTTGTTGATTTAGGTGCTTTGAACCAAGTAATAGATGATTATGTGGTTGAGCCATTCGATCACACCTTTTTAAACAAAGACATTCCCTACTTTGCTGAAGTTGTTCCCACTGCTGAGAATATCGCACTTTACATTAGCAATTTACTGCGATCGCCTATTCAGGAATTGGGAGCTAAACTTTACAAAGTGAAACTGATTGAAAGTCCCAATAACTCCTGCGAAATCTACTGTACTGAATCTGAATCAAATTCAGTCAGCGCCACCGGGAATCAGCCAGTATTGGCAAGCGTTTAGGCAATTGAAAATCTAGGCATAGGACATAGGGAATTTATCTCATCCCAATGCCCAATGCCCAACTAAAAAAGTTTACTAACTAAGCAGTTGAAACCAGGTAGCAAAGGACTTGTTAACTCATCTTGACTAAATAAAGTAGCTGCTAACTTTAATGCAGCCTGTTCACGGCGATAAACTTCAACTTTCTTCTGTATAGAATCGCAAATCCAATATTCTTGAACACCTTGCACCGAGTACAGCTTTAGCTTTGTTTCTTTGTCACGTTTCTGGTTTTTTTCGCCGGGGGATAAAACCTCTACAACTAACTCCGGTGCGCCTGTGAGATGTCCAGCTTCATCTAGTAAGTTTTTTAAGCGTTCATGACTTGCCCATACCACATCAGGTATCACATTGTCAGAATCTGAGAAAATAATTCCAGGTGCGATCGCAGCTTTACCTAAACCAGTTTCATTTGACCAATTATTAAGAACTGTAACAATATTGCCACAACTTGATTGATGATCCCAACTAGGTGATTTGGTCACAAAGAGTTCTCCATCTATAATCTCATAGCGATTTCTGCGATCGCCAGCAAATAGTTCTAGATCAGCAGTCGTCCAACGCACTGGAGTTGTTTGCATAGAAACCCCCTAGCATTTTCTTAAATCATATTTTAAAAATACCGACGACGAGCGGAATGTCGCAAATAGCGATAAATGACCCAAGCTAAAACTCCGAAAAAGAAATTTAGTGAAAAGCGACTAATTATAAACCACAAAATATCAGCATCAAAAAGCTTCGACGGACTCAAGGGACTAAGAATCCTGGCTAAAAGAAACAGCCCAAAAATAGCATTTCCACCCATTACGAGGGCAAACAGCACTAAACTCCTCTGCCAGTAACGGTGTTGGGATGTATGGCCTGAAATCAGGGTAATGGCGGCTTTGCCTTGCACTTTTCGCAGTAATTGTTCTAGTCGCCAAAACATCCACAAGAGAAATGGGAATAAACCATAACTCAGGAAACTTAAAGGTAGTGAGTAACGCCAAGCACTTGATAAGACATTAACTAGGGCATGGCAGATTACAGAATTTAGCCAAGCCCTAAAAATGAACTTTTTGTCTCGATTTAAGCGAGTGTTGGAGGAAATATAGATTCCTAAAGCATATCCCCAAGGTGCAGAGAACATGGCGTGGACTGGCATACCAATTATACGGTCTAGGATTGATGCTGTATCGTGGAAAAGGTAAATCCAATTCTCTTCGGCAGTGAATCCAAGGGCAACGGCTATGGTGAAGAGGAAAACGGTAGATGCAAATAATCGATACTTGCGTTGCAGATAGTAGGTTGGGACAACAACCGCTACAAACTTGCAGCCTTCTTCAATTGGGCCTACTTCTACAAGCTGCCGCAACGCTATTCCAGGAAGCGTAGACGCGCACCGATTTGTCGGCAGACATAGCTTAATCTGATGCCAGTGTATAACCCTGTTGACTACAATTTCAAAAATCCATTCGAGGCTAAGGGCTAAGATACCAGAGATTGCGCCGATGATAAAAAACATCAGCAACTTTAACAAAGGTGGGGCAAATGGCACTCGCCAGTAGTAGTAGCCTAGCAGCAACAAAGGTGGTATTGCTGCCCAAAGCATTAAAGAAAAATCAACCACTCACCTGAGCGATCGCTGTGCGGTGACGGTGTGTATTGTTAGTGATAGTGGGAGTTTGGAAACCCGCCTCAACAATAGCTTGCTCAATGTTCAAAGCGAAATATTCATCTAAATACGGTTCTGTACTTTTGAGCAAAGTCAAAATGTAGGCTGGCATTTTTTTGTAAACTTCAGATTTTGGATTCATATCCATGATTGCCAAGTAGCCACCCGGACGCAGCAAGCGCCGCATTTCAGCTAAAATCTGTCGGGTTGCCGATTGTGGTAATTCGTGGCACATTAGGAAAATGGAAACTAAATCAAAAGAGGCGTCAGCTAGCCCGGTAGATTCCGCTTGGGCATGAAGCCAGTTTATTTTAGCTTGACGTTGCCCAGCACGGTAATTGGCAACGGCTAAGAAGTAGGGAGATAAGTCCAAGCCTGTAATTTTGGCATGGGGATAAATTTCTTGCATGGTAAATGTACTCAAACCCACACCACAAGCTACATCGAGGATGTCTTGGGGTTGATTGGGGATTTGCACTTTGAGGATATCGTGGTAACTTTGGCGGAGTTTAGCATCTCCTTCTGCTCCAGCATCTTGCCAAATTCCAGCATGGACAGTACGGGCAGCAACTTCTAGCTCACAAGCGGCTTTCCAACTTAGGTTTCCACCTTCATAGGCATGGAATGACCGCAAATAGTATTCTGGGTAGGAAAGCTGAGGATTTTCTACTTGAGCTAGATCAGCCTTCCAATCACGCGCTTGTAGTGTTTCGACTTCCTGCGTCCAAGGTACGCCAATTCTTTCGGCACGTTTAATCATCATTTGTCTAGCTTGATGTTTGGCTAGGTCGGCTAAAGGTTTGATTGCCAGTACGCCATTTACCAAACGGGAAGCGAAACCAGGATTAGTGTTTACAGCAACGGTCATAAATCAGTTTGCATTTAACAGCTTTTTCTACTTATGACATACTTGTTGGACGCCAGTCTAGAAGCAAGTTGAATTGTGTAAGTGGGAGTGGGGAGTGGGGAGTGGGGAGATGAGGGAGAAATAACTCATGCCCAATGCCCAATGCCCCATACCCTACTTTGCACTAGGCTTGAGAGCTAACAACATCTCCAATTGACTGGTAGATTTATCAGGGCTATTAGCGGTAAAACCAAGACCACGAATGGAATTCAAGATGGTGATAGCATTGGCGTCAGATAAGATTAAACTCTTAATCAAGGGCACAGTTTGAGTTTTGTCCATATCCAGGTAGAAATAGCCGCCGTTGGGCTTTTGCAAAGAACCTGTAACGGCTTTGAAGGTATCGCTATTGTCAAGAGATGGATTTTTACGATCGCCGATCGCTTCAGCAATTGGCCCACCAAGAGCCACAAATACAGTGTCTTGATCGAGCCAACCATGTGACAATAAAGCCCCCTGTCTGGGGATTTGCCATTCCGTTACGTCTTTCCCACCAATATTTCTATTGGCGACGTTGATTTGTTGGGTTTTGGCAAGGGTATCCAATTTCGTTAAGGTGGCTTCGGCAGTTTTGCGATCGCTAGTATCAAATACTAAAGCACCTCCAAAACCAACATTTGCTAATACCCCTTGATTAGATGGAATCGCACCGATGGCAAATTCCCCATTCATCCAGCCAAAAATATCTTTATCCAGGTCAATATTGACAAATTTCAATTGTCCTCGCACCTGTTCAAGACCTTGTTTCATTTCTGGATAATTTTTTGACTCTTCTACTAGTGTTTCCCAACCACGGCTGATACCATTTCCGCTAATTAGAGCAAAAGTACCAGTAGGAAATTGCCCGACTATATTTCCCGGACTTGATTGATACTGAAATTTATTGAGTTGCGGATCTAAATTAGCGATCGCTTTTACCCGCACTCCCGCATCATCAACACCAATACCTGCCACCACAGATTTTATCTGCTTAAGCTGCGCCAGAGCTTGTGGAGGTAACTGCTTTGCCTGCGGGCTTCCGGCTGCTAATTGCTGTACCATGCCAGCATAGTCTGGTACATAAATTTGGGCGAGGCTGTTTTTGACATCCACTCCTTTGTTGAGAATACTGCTTGCACCATCTTTACTGGCAAAAGAAGACTCTCCTTTAAAGGTGTCAATTGCTTTTTCTACAGCTTGCTTTTCGGGTGCTAATACTAAGTGACTATTATTTAAAACTACGCTATATGTCGGCTTGCTATTTTCTGTAGTTTCTATAATTTTTTGACCTTTATAGTCAGATTCCTGAAATTTAACTCCTTTTTGTGACTTTAATTTGTTAGCAAAATTCAAAGCGCTGAGTTTGTCCTTGATTCCCACTATTATCAAGATATTTGATTCCTGCTGTACATTGATTGGCCCATTAGGTGCTTGAAAAGGTGCTTTCAACTGCGCTGCTTTAACAGGATTAGG from Nostoc commune NIES-4072 includes:
- a CDS encoding PrsW family intramembrane metalloprotease, whose amino-acid sequence is MVDFSLMLWAAIPPLLLLGYYYWRVPFAPPLLKLLMFFIIGAISGILALSLEWIFEIVVNRVIHWHQIKLCLPTNRCASTLPGIALRQLVEVGPIEEGCKFVAVVVPTYYLQRKYRLFASTVFLFTIAVALGFTAEENWIYLFHDTASILDRIIGMPVHAMFSAPWGYALGIYISSNTRLNRDKKFIFRAWLNSVICHALVNVLSSAWRYSLPLSFLSYGLFPFLLWMFWRLEQLLRKVQGKAAITLISGHTSQHRYWQRSLVLFALVMGGNAIFGLFLLARILSPLSPSKLFDADILWFIISRFSLNFFFGVLAWVIYRYLRHSARRRYF
- a CDS encoding iron uptake porin, which produces MSSILWKSLVVSPAVLGATLLVSATAMAVPNKTTVVSPAAQPGVTEVTQQPEILAQTTIDQVNRYSNEGNQNNSQSQVTSVSQFSDVQPTDWAFQALQSLVERYGCIAGYPNATYRGNRALTRYEFAAGLNACLDRVNELIATATADLVTKQDLATLQRLQEEFSAELATLRGRVDSLEARTAELEANQFSTTTKLVGEAIFAVSDAFGGNTGDNNNTVFQDRVRLDLQTSFTGRDILHTRLSAGNASAFTQFDNANNPIGTAEGTQTYQVGIGNGNNSVRIDRLTYEVPIGPAQVYLAASGGRHSQYAAVNNPYFFDNTDGGNGALSTFASESPIYRIGGGAGIALNLPLGKGGGILGNSSITAGYLASQANIPGLQNGVNQGLTNGDYAALGQLNFSVGDRVALAATYVHGYSASGALFDSGTDGATGAFDVGTGQANFLGSAAGLATGTATPSSSNSYGVSAAFRPSDKLSISGFVSYHDVTGSGIGDDYQAWSYGLGVALPDFGKKGNVLGVFAGAEPYSFNRPGFGGNNDIPYHFEGFYKYRVSDNISVTPGVIWLTSPGQNSDNDDAIIGTLRTTFTF
- a CDS encoding DUF3352 domain-containing protein, which produces MPESKSKFLIPAVGAAVLAAGGIAAYMYFKAPSGASSDALGSAKVVPSTALMATYITTDSQAWAKLQQFGTPEAQKLVAKGLENFNKQVFSDSNVSYEKDIKPWAGGVMIAVLPPNPVKAAQLKAPFQAPNGPINVQQESNILIIVGIKDKLSALNFANKLKSQKGVKFQESDYKGQKIIETTENSKPTYSVVLNNSHLVLAPEKQAVEKAIDTFKGESSFASKDGASSILNKGVDVKNSLAQIYVPDYAGMVQQLAAGSPQAKQLPPQALAQLKQIKSVVAGIGVDDAGVRVKAIANLDPQLNKFQYQSSPGNIVGQFPTGTFALISGNGISRGWETLVEESKNYPEMKQGLEQVRGQLKFVNIDLDKDIFGWMNGEFAIGAIPSNQGVLANVGFGGALVFDTSDRKTAEATLTKLDTLAKTQQINVANRNIGGKDVTEWQIPRQGALLSHGWLDQDTVFVALGGPIAEAIGDRKNPSLDNSDTFKAVTGSLQKPNGGYFYLDMDKTQTVPLIKSLILSDANAITILNSIRGLGFTANSPDKSTSQLEMLLALKPSAK
- the cysK gene encoding cysteine synthase A: MRIARNITELVGRTPLVQLNRIPQTEGCIAQILVKLESMNPSASVKDRIGVSMINAAEEEGLITPGKTVLVEPTSGNTGIALAMAAAAKGYRLILTMPETMSAERRAMLRAYGAELELTPGMEGMSGAIGRAQQMVNTMPNTYMLQQFRNPANAKMHRETTAEEIWEDTDGQVDMIVAGVGTGGTITGVAEVIKARKPSFKAIAVEPSNSPVLSGGRPGPHKIQGIGAGFIPQVLKIKLIDEVITVTDEEAIAYSRRLAKEEGLLSGISSGAALCAAIRVAQRQENEGRLIVMIQPSFGERYLSTPLFQDLETRLAASIS
- a CDS encoding J domain-containing protein translates to MVNSKHVSNHYETLKVSPSASLAEIKQAYRRLVKLFHPDSNQESADQEQIIRINAAYEVLGDNQNRRDYDQQLQDDSQKLNSDVYDGLGLRQQRTASAQKHYQTTRKTGRDVDEQVEEWLRQVYQPVNRLLCTILYSLEEQMEQLAADPFDDELLDEFQEYLKTCRDDLKQAQTTFRSLPNPPSLARTAAHLYYSLDQVGDGLDELGYFPLNYDERYLHTGHELFRIATRLHCEAQASVT
- a CDS encoding class I SAM-dependent methyltransferase, encoding MTVAVNTNPGFASRLVNGVLAIKPLADLAKHQARQMMIKRAERIGVPWTQEVETLQARDWKADLAQVENPQLSYPEYYLRSFHAYEGGNLSWKAACELEVAARTVHAGIWQDAGAEGDAKLRQSYHDILKVQIPNQPQDILDVACGVGLSTFTMQEIYPHAKITGLDLSPYFLAVANYRAGQRQAKINWLHAQAESTGLADASFDLVSIFLMCHELPQSATRQILAEMRRLLRPGGYLAIMDMNPKSEVYKKMPAYILTLLKSTEPYLDEYFALNIEQAIVEAGFQTPTITNNTHRHRTAIAQVSG
- a CDS encoding 6-carboxytetrahydropterin synthase, producing the protein MQCIVNRRAQFSASHRYWLPELSEAENIEKFGACSRFPGHGHNYVLFISLTGELDEYGMVLNLSDVKHVIKREVTSQLDFSYLNDAWAEFQQTLPTTENIARIIWQRLAPHLPLVRVQLFEHPELWADYMGNAMEAYLTISTHFSAAHRLAHPNLSNEENTEIYGKCARPHGHGHNYHLEVTVKGEIDPRTGMLVDLGALNQVIDDYVVEPFDHTFLNKDIPYFAEVVPTAENIALYISNLLRSPIQELGAKLYKVKLIESPNNSCEIYCTESESNSVSATGNQPVLASV
- a CDS encoding 4a-hydroxytetrahydrobiopterin dehydratase; translated protein: MAQLLTEAEIQESAKFLSGWTVEGSKLKITRTFKDFIQAIEFVNKLVEPAESAGHHPDLEISYNKVKIALTTHDAGGLTQADFDLAQAISQIN
- a CDS encoding Uma2 family endonuclease, with amino-acid sequence MQTTPVRWTTADLELFAGDRRNRYEIIDGELFVTKSPSWDHQSSCGNIVTVLNNWSNETGLGKAAIAPGIIFSDSDNVIPDVVWASHERLKNLLDEAGHLTGAPELVVEVLSPGEKNQKRDKETKLKLYSVQGVQEYWICDSIQKKVEVYRREQAALKLAATLFSQDELTSPLLPGFNCLVSKLF